A genomic region of Jeotgalibaca ciconiae contains the following coding sequences:
- a CDS encoding prephenate dehydrogenase yields MRNIAIVGLGVVGGSFAKALRKHPVEGERILAIDPDEETLKKALEEGVIDEGETSNQRILQQADIVIIGLYPLALKEFIKVHRDDFKEGAILTDVAGVKGVLVEQLMEEIPEQVDFIYGHPMAGRENRGYAYADAEVFEGANYLLTPTEKNKKENLERLEKLITRIGFKRVTLVNPKKHDEMIAFTSQLCHVIAVSLINSDDPERGTVKFIGDSYRDLTRIAKINESLWSELFIENKVELLDAIEGFEKQFQTMKKAIQEEDSEQMESMFRESTKRRIQLEADDKKKR; encoded by the coding sequence ATGAGGAACATTGCGATTGTGGGGCTTGGCGTAGTCGGGGGTTCATTTGCAAAAGCGTTGCGAAAACATCCAGTTGAAGGAGAACGGATTCTTGCCATTGATCCAGATGAAGAAACATTAAAGAAAGCCTTGGAAGAAGGCGTTATTGATGAAGGCGAAACAAGCAATCAAAGGATTTTACAACAAGCAGATATCGTAATTATCGGGTTGTATCCTCTTGCCTTGAAAGAATTCATAAAAGTACACCGGGATGATTTCAAAGAAGGTGCTATTTTAACCGATGTAGCAGGCGTGAAAGGTGTTCTTGTTGAACAGTTAATGGAAGAGATACCAGAGCAAGTGGATTTCATCTATGGGCATCCAATGGCTGGGAGAGAAAATAGGGGATATGCATATGCGGATGCGGAAGTTTTTGAAGGGGCAAACTATTTATTAACTCCAACAGAAAAAAATAAAAAAGAAAATCTTGAACGATTAGAAAAATTGATTACAAGAATCGGATTCAAGCGAGTAACATTAGTAAATCCAAAAAAACATGATGAAATGATTGCTTTTACGAGCCAGCTTTGTCATGTGATTGCTGTATCTTTAATTAATAGCGATGACCCTGAACGTGGGACGGTAAAATTCATAGGGGACAGCTATCGAGATTTAACCCGTATTGCGAAGATTAATGAAAGTCTATGGTCAGAACTCTTTATTGAAAATAAAGTAGAATTATTGGATGCGATTGAAGGGTTTGAAAAGCAATTCCAAACGATGAAAAAAGCTATTCAAGAAGAAGATTCAGAACAAATGGAGTCTATGTTCCGAGAATCAACAAAACGGAGAATACAATTAGAAGCGGATGATAAGAAAAAGAGATAG